In Simplicispira sp. 125, one DNA window encodes the following:
- a CDS encoding TRAP transporter large permease subunit — MEFFTTNLAPIMFGGLILFLLMGFPVAFSLGACGLFFAFIGIELGVLPEALLQALPLRIFGIMQNDTLLAIPFFTLMGLILERSGMAEDLLETIGQLFGPIRGGLALAVIFVGTLLAATTGVVAASVISMGLISLPIMLRYGYDRRLAAGVIAASGTLAQIIPPSLVLIILADQLGRSVGDMYKGAFIPGLMLCGFYATYVILLAIFKPQWVPALPPEARTLREDSGKSGITSLLILTTICTAASIYVAKNMPALHSWWSGEVVEKVALDETIVVAMCFGVILAFMAASINKITRMGLLSRMAERVTFVLIPPLLLIFLVLGTIFLGIATPTEGGAMGALGAFVMAMARKRLSMSLLRQALTTTTKLSCFVLFILLGATVFGLTFQGVDGPRWVEHLLSGLPGGQLGFLIVVNVMVFFLAFFLDFFELSFIVVPLLAPVAEKLGIDLIWFGVLLGINMQTSFMHPPFGFALFYLRSVAPTVEYLDKVTKKMVKPITTLQIYWGAVPFVLIQIVMVSLVIIFPGIVSSGLDKKVVYDLDKVRLEMEASMPDPGGFNTPDPASGMEGAAPAPDAASDAEPASGNDDPLKAMQDSLAEEPKQK; from the coding sequence ATGGAATTCTTCACCACCAACCTCGCCCCGATCATGTTCGGGGGGCTGATCCTGTTTCTGCTCATGGGCTTTCCGGTGGCTTTCAGCCTCGGCGCCTGCGGTCTGTTCTTCGCATTCATCGGTATCGAGCTGGGCGTCCTGCCCGAAGCCCTGCTGCAGGCCCTGCCCTTGCGCATTTTCGGCATCATGCAGAACGACACTCTGCTGGCCATTCCCTTCTTCACCCTGATGGGGCTGATACTGGAACGCAGTGGCATGGCCGAGGATTTGCTGGAGACCATTGGCCAGCTCTTCGGCCCCATACGCGGCGGACTGGCACTGGCCGTGATCTTCGTGGGCACGCTGCTCGCTGCCACCACGGGCGTGGTCGCTGCCTCGGTCATTTCCATGGGCCTGATCTCATTGCCCATCATGCTGCGCTACGGCTATGACCGGCGCCTGGCCGCCGGCGTGATTGCGGCCTCGGGAACGCTGGCACAGATCATTCCTCCCTCGCTGGTGCTGATCATCCTGGCCGACCAGCTGGGCCGCAGCGTGGGCGACATGTACAAGGGCGCCTTCATTCCCGGCCTGATGCTGTGCGGCTTCTATGCCACCTACGTGATCTTGCTGGCCATCTTCAAGCCCCAATGGGTACCTGCCTTGCCACCTGAAGCGCGCACCCTGCGTGAAGACAGCGGCAAGAGCGGCATCACCTCGCTGCTGATCCTGACAACCATCTGCACCGCCGCATCCATCTACGTTGCCAAGAACATGCCTGCGCTGCACAGCTGGTGGTCGGGCGAGGTGGTGGAGAAGGTGGCACTGGACGAAACCATTGTCGTAGCCATGTGCTTTGGCGTGATCCTGGCTTTCATGGCCGCCAGTATCAACAAAATCACCCGCATGGGGCTGCTCTCGCGCATGGCCGAGCGCGTCACGTTTGTGCTGATCCCGCCGTTGCTGCTGATTTTCCTGGTGCTGGGAACCATTTTTCTGGGCATCGCCACACCGACAGAAGGCGGCGCCATGGGTGCACTGGGTGCCTTTGTCATGGCCATGGCACGCAAACGCCTGTCGATGAGTTTGCTCCGCCAGGCACTCACCACCACCACCAAGCTCTCGTGCTTCGTGTTGTTCATTCTGCTGGGGGCCACGGTCTTTGGCCTGACCTTCCAGGGCGTGGATGGCCCGCGCTGGGTGGAGCACCTGTTGTCGGGCCTGCCTGGGGGGCAGTTGGGCTTCCTGATCGTGGTGAACGTCATGGTCTTCTTCCTGGCTTTCTTCCTGGACTTTTTCGAGCTGTCGTTCATCGTCGTGCCGCTGCTGGCCCCCGTGGCAGAGAAGCTGGGCATTGACCTGATCTGGTTCGGCGTTCTGCTGGGCATCAACATGCAGACCTCGTTCATGCACCCGCCCTTTGGCTTTGCGCTGTTCTATCTGCGCAGCGTGGCCCCCACGGTGGAATACCTGGACAAGGTCACAAAGAAAATGGTCAAGCCCATTACGACCCTGCAGATCTATTGGGGCGCCGTACCGTTCGTGCTCATCCAGATCGTCATGGTGAGCCTGGTCATCATCTTCCCTGGCATCGTCTCCAGCGGGTTGGACAAAAAGGTGGTCTACGACCTGGACAAGGTGCGCCTGGAGATGGAGGCCTCGATGCCCGATCCAGGCGGCTTCAATACGCCCGACCCGGCCAGCGGAATGGAGGGTGCTGCTCCAGCGCCAGACGCCGCCTCGGACGCCGAACCGGCCTCCGGCAACGATGACCCCCTCAAGGCCATGCAGGATTCGCTGGCCGAAGAGCCCAAGCAGAAGTAA
- a CDS encoding YhjD/YihY/BrkB family envelope integrity protein, which yields MPFSLQTVVQRLESLPADLSHFPWANTALTLRERFREDRLGLTASSLTFTTILALVPFFTVVLAVFTAFPMFGKLQDVLQRWLLDSLIPESIARQVLGYLTQFSTKASRLGLLGFSVLLATALALILTIDRTLNNIWRVRRLRPLAQRVLIYWAAMTLGPLLLGASLALTSYALSESRGLVETLPGMLRLLLDSMEFLVLAAGMAGLYRYVPNTQVRWRHAWAGGIFVAVCMELAKKGLALYLAKVPTYSAVYGTFATLPILLIWIYVAWVIVLLGAVVAAYLPSLLAGVARRSGHQGWSFELAVEVVQQLHAAHQGSARGLRTDELAQRMRVQALQLEPALDVLTGLDWVGRLEEVDAASPHQAEPRYVLLANPQTTPLAPLLARLLVERSPSLQPLWERAGLEKLMLADVLQKIAV from the coding sequence ATGCCCTTTTCCCTACAGACCGTGGTGCAGCGCCTGGAGTCATTGCCCGCTGATCTTTCGCATTTTCCTTGGGCGAACACCGCACTCACCCTGCGCGAGCGCTTTCGCGAAGACCGCCTCGGCTTGACAGCCAGCAGCCTGACTTTCACCACCATTTTGGCCCTGGTGCCTTTTTTTACCGTGGTGCTGGCGGTGTTCACGGCCTTTCCCATGTTTGGCAAGCTGCAGGATGTGTTGCAGCGCTGGCTGCTCGATAGTCTGATCCCCGAGAGCATTGCGCGCCAGGTGCTGGGCTACCTCACGCAGTTTTCGACCAAGGCCAGCCGCCTGGGCCTGCTGGGCTTTAGCGTGCTGCTGGCCACGGCGCTGGCGCTGATCCTCACGATTGACCGCACGCTCAACAACATCTGGCGCGTGCGCCGTCTGCGCCCGCTGGCCCAGCGGGTGCTGATCTACTGGGCCGCCATGACCCTGGGGCCGCTGCTGCTCGGGGCCAGCCTGGCGCTGACGTCGTATGCGCTGTCGGAATCGCGTGGCCTGGTGGAAACGCTGCCCGGGATGCTGCGCCTGCTGCTCGATTCGATGGAGTTTCTGGTGCTGGCCGCGGGCATGGCCGGTTTGTATCGCTACGTGCCCAATACCCAGGTGCGCTGGCGCCACGCTTGGGCGGGCGGCATCTTTGTGGCGGTGTGCATGGAGCTGGCCAAGAAAGGCCTGGCCCTGTACCTGGCCAAGGTGCCCACTTATTCGGCGGTCTACGGCACCTTTGCCACGCTGCCCATTTTGCTGATCTGGATCTATGTGGCCTGGGTCATCGTCCTGCTCGGTGCTGTGGTGGCAGCCTACTTGCCCAGTCTGCTCGCTGGTGTAGCCCGCCGCTCGGGCCACCAGGGCTGGAGTTTCGAACTGGCGGTGGAGGTGGTTCAGCAACTGCACGCCGCACACCAGGGCAGCGCGCGCGGCCTGCGCACCGATGAACTGGCACAGCGCATGCGCGTGCAAGCGCTGCAACTGGAACCCGCCCTGGATGTGCTCACTGGGCTGGACTGGGTGGGGCGCCTGGAAGAGGTGGATGCCGCTTCTCCCCACCAGGCCGAGCCCCGCTATGTGCTGCTGGCCAACCCGCAGACCACGCCACTGGCGCCGCTGCTGGCGCGCTTGCTGGTCGAGCGCTCACCCAGCCTGCAGCCACTGTGGGAGCGGGCGGGGCTGGAGAAATTGATGCTGGCCGATGTATTGCAGAAAATTGCGGTCTAA
- a CDS encoding TRAP transporter small permease subunit — MQALLKLSRGIDWLSTQIGKYVIWLILASTLISGLNALSRKLFNLSSNAFLEVQWYLFAASFLIAAGYTLLQGEHVKVDVITSRFSKRTQIWIDVVGFTTFLTPMCLAILWYGIPFFVRGFESGEMSNNAGGLIRWPVYAMMPLGFALLLLQGWSELIKRIAFLMGLIEDPTLKKGDEKTAEQELAESIRRLAEAAKSNGKAI, encoded by the coding sequence ATGCAGGCATTACTGAAACTATCCAGAGGAATCGACTGGCTCAGTACCCAGATCGGCAAATACGTCATCTGGCTCATCCTGGCCTCGACGCTTATCAGCGGTCTGAACGCCCTCTCTCGCAAGCTGTTCAATCTCAGCTCCAATGCTTTTCTGGAAGTGCAGTGGTACCTGTTCGCCGCTTCCTTCCTGATTGCGGCCGGCTACACCCTGCTGCAGGGCGAGCACGTGAAGGTGGACGTGATCACCAGCCGGTTCTCCAAGCGCACCCAGATCTGGATCGACGTCGTGGGCTTTACGACCTTTCTGACGCCCATGTGCCTGGCCATCCTGTGGTACGGCATCCCTTTCTTTGTGCGTGGTTTCGAATCGGGCGAGATGTCGAACAACGCCGGAGGGCTGATCCGCTGGCCGGTGTACGCCATGATGCCGCTCGGCTTTGCACTGCTGCTGCTGCAAGGCTGGTCTGAACTGATCAAACGCATCGCTTTTCTCATGGGTCTGATCGAAGACCCGACCTTAAAGAAGGGCGACGAAAAAACCGCAGAACAAGAGCTTGCTGAATCCATCCGTCGCCTGGCCGAAGCGGCCAAGAGCAACGGCAAGGCCATCTGA